From Pontibacter actiniarum, a single genomic window includes:
- a CDS encoding site-2 protease family protein has protein sequence MFGVNDIPKFFLAFFLVLPLISFLHEAGHVFFAWLMGGKNIRVTVGTGSLLFRIGMLEVRKYYFWYGVCTFDNLKRKHRLANILIFSGGTLFNAISAVLVIYLIENNLLEPGMLTYQFTYFSMYYIFFALLPMPYPDGSYSDGKIILDLIRDKKTLEAKTYRVQWNEEKRQWCVLDHNRELIQAFEDKQEAYRKAHEVAQGNRPSRLLNSKNGEEVEVRNYPKVPL, from the coding sequence ATGTTTGGAGTAAATGATATCCCGAAGTTCTTCCTGGCCTTTTTTCTGGTCCTTCCCCTTATCTCTTTTCTGCATGAGGCGGGGCATGTGTTCTTTGCCTGGCTGATGGGCGGTAAGAATATCAGGGTGACCGTGGGGACAGGCAGTTTGCTGTTTCGCATCGGCATGCTGGAGGTGCGCAAATACTATTTTTGGTACGGCGTCTGCACGTTTGATAACCTAAAGCGCAAGCACCGGTTGGCTAACATCCTTATCTTTTCCGGTGGCACCCTGTTCAACGCGATATCGGCGGTGCTGGTCATTTATCTGATCGAGAACAACCTGCTGGAGCCGGGCATGCTCACGTATCAGTTCACCTACTTTTCGATGTACTACATCTTTTTTGCACTGCTGCCAATGCCGTACCCGGACGGCAGCTACAGCGACGGAAAGATCATACTGGACCTGATCCGCGACAAAAAAACGCTGGAGGCCAAGACATACCGCGTGCAGTGGAACGAGGAGAAGCGCCAATGGTGCGTGCTCGACCATAACAGAGAGCTCATCCAGGCTTTCGAGGATAAACAGGAGGCGTACAGAAAAGCGCATGAAGTAGCGCAGGGCAACAGACCCAGCCGCCTGCTCAACAGCAAAAACGGGGAGGAAGTGGAGGTAAGGAACTACCCCAAGGTGCCGCTGTAG
- a CDS encoding MarC family protein: protein MIAAIFSFLVMLNPFALFLYLKPVMNDLSDADFRSVFLKASMISLSIFLVFLLFGDVVFQKVFRINFESFRIFGGIVLFSLAYIFIVQGKKAFIQIKGDLHDLASEIAMPFMVGAGTISLTILMAEQLVLWQGVVSLFLIMLVNYGVIMGLKQIRRNTRSRKVQVAFDKNMELLLRINGFFVGAIGIDMVVTGISNLITTTAAQV from the coding sequence ATGATAGCAGCAATATTTAGCTTTTTGGTGATGCTGAACCCATTTGCCCTTTTCCTGTACCTCAAGCCCGTGATGAACGACCTCTCGGATGCGGATTTCAGGTCCGTATTCCTCAAGGCTTCTATGATCTCCCTGTCCATTTTCCTGGTCTTTTTGCTTTTTGGCGATGTGGTTTTCCAAAAGGTGTTCCGCATCAACTTTGAGTCGTTCCGGATATTTGGCGGCATCGTGCTGTTTTCGCTCGCTTACATATTTATTGTGCAGGGTAAAAAGGCCTTTATCCAGATAAAAGGAGACCTGCACGACCTGGCTTCTGAGATTGCCATGCCGTTTATGGTGGGCGCAGGCACGATCTCACTCACCATTCTGATGGCGGAGCAACTGGTGCTGTGGCAGGGTGTCGTGTCGCTCTTCCTGATCATGCTCGTGAACTATGGCGTGATTATGGGGCTGAAGCAGATTCGCAGGAACACGCGCTCCCGTAAAGTGCAGGTGGCTTTCGACAAGAACATGGAGCTGCTGCTGCGGATCAACGGCTTCTTTGTAGGCGCGATCGGTATAGACATGGTGGTAACCGGCATCAGCAACCTGATTACCACCACTGCCGCGCAAGTATAG
- a CDS encoding universal stress protein yields the protein MIAIDAMMVCLDLSNIDETLVAFTRSICERLPVKKVYFVHNVKTSELSDDFRALFGDVDLGKEIEGNIADIVSEHFNNAADYDILVSEEPNTEVILADLVKRYSIKLTLLGKRMSDKSTGALGTKLLRILPCSVLVFPETARFNIGRILTPIDFSDASVHALRLSKSLSDQLALYLEIMHVYKLPTQYFPLISEEKAVKKAEEVVQEKFKNLRKRHREIVDVPYTLVRAAGKSIAERIAMELQRGKYDLLVVGLKGSNPIPSLSLGSVPTKLYNMDINTPIWLVYSEEVIK from the coding sequence ATGATTGCAATTGATGCCATGATGGTCTGCCTCGACCTGAGCAACATAGACGAAACACTGGTCGCCTTTACCCGCTCTATCTGCGAGCGGCTGCCGGTAAAGAAGGTATACTTCGTCCATAACGTTAAAACCTCGGAGCTAAGCGATGATTTCAGGGCGCTTTTCGGAGACGTGGACTTAGGCAAAGAGATAGAGGGCAATATAGCTGATATTGTGTCGGAGCACTTTAACAACGCGGCCGACTATGACATACTGGTAAGCGAGGAGCCGAACACGGAGGTGATTCTGGCCGACCTGGTCAAACGCTACAGCATCAAACTGACGCTGCTGGGCAAGCGCATGAGCGACAAGAGTACAGGCGCGCTGGGCACTAAACTCCTCCGGATCCTGCCCTGCAGCGTTTTGGTTTTCCCGGAAACAGCCCGCTTCAACATCGGCCGGATCCTCACCCCTATCGATTTCTCCGATGCTTCCGTGCACGCCCTCAGGCTCAGCAAGAGCCTCTCCGACCAGCTGGCCCTGTACCTGGAGATCATGCATGTGTACAAACTGCCAACGCAGTACTTCCCGCTGATCTCGGAGGAGAAAGCCGTTAAAAAAGCGGAGGAGGTAGTGCAGGAGAAGTTTAAGAACCTTCGGAAAAGGCACAGGGAAATTGTGGACGTGCCTTACACGCTGGTGCGCGCTGCGGGCAAAAGTATAGCCGAGCGCATCGCGATGGAACTGCAAAGGGGAAAGTATGACCTGCTGGTGGTCGGCCTGAAGGGAAGCAACCCGATTCCTTCGCTCAGCCTGGGCAGCGTACCAACCAAGCTCTACAACATGGACATCAACACCCCGATCTGGCTGGTGTATTCCGAAGAGGTGATCAAGTAA
- a CDS encoding BCCT family transporter, whose translation MSKVTRSDSRKSLGLDVNGPVFWSSIIILVITITLVLVFRESAEVFFSEVQASVTSSMGWLFILSVNVFVVFCLYMAFGKFGDIRLGGKEAKPEFSTSSWFAMLFSAGMGIGLLFWSIAEPINHFQTPPLGEPGTPAAARQAMNFTFLHWGFHAWAIYALVGLSLAYFTYTRKLPLTVRSVFYPFLGERIHGLIGDIIDTLAVLATLFGLATSLGLGVKQVAAGLHHVFPAISSDVTTQIILIAGITGVATVSVVTGVDKGVRILSEWNIRIALLVLVAVLVLGPTVFILGSYVQNTGSYIGNFLQLSFWNEAYSDRNWQGGWTVFYWAWWISWAPFVGIFIARVSKGRTIREFVLGVLIVPSLLSFLWMTVFGSTALREVLAGETAVAEAVSTDISTALFVFFEQLPFSTVLSVIGIILVTGFFVTSSDSGSLVVDSLTSGGRPDSPVGIRIFWALAEGAVAAVLLLGGGLQALQTAVIITGLPFALILLSMCYSLYRGLSEEWEEEHKLGKAQQRKDYQQLVAEVLAKRHVKPDAKAAEEAKNNTTHQP comes from the coding sequence ATGAGTAAAGTAACAAGGAGTGACTCACGAAAATCGCTGGGGCTGGATGTAAACGGCCCGGTTTTCTGGTCTTCTATCATCATTCTGGTTATCACCATAACACTGGTCCTGGTCTTCCGGGAGAGCGCGGAGGTGTTCTTCAGCGAGGTGCAGGCATCGGTTACCTCCAGCATGGGTTGGCTTTTCATCCTGAGCGTAAACGTATTCGTGGTTTTTTGCCTCTACATGGCCTTCGGCAAGTTCGGCGACATCAGGCTGGGCGGCAAAGAGGCAAAGCCTGAGTTCAGCACCTCTTCGTGGTTTGCCATGCTGTTTAGCGCGGGGATGGGCATTGGCCTCTTGTTCTGGAGTATAGCCGAGCCCATCAATCACTTTCAGACACCTCCGCTTGGCGAACCGGGCACGCCGGCTGCAGCCAGGCAGGCGATGAACTTTACCTTCCTGCACTGGGGCTTCCATGCCTGGGCCATTTATGCACTGGTGGGCCTGTCGCTGGCGTATTTCACCTACACCCGAAAACTGCCGCTGACGGTTCGCTCCGTGTTCTACCCGTTTCTGGGCGAGCGCATCCACGGCCTTATCGGTGATATTATAGATACCCTGGCCGTGCTGGCAACGCTGTTCGGCCTGGCTACCTCACTGGGTCTGGGAGTAAAGCAGGTGGCTGCCGGCCTGCACCACGTGTTTCCGGCTATCAGCAGTGACGTTACCACGCAGATCATCCTGATTGCCGGCATCACAGGCGTCGCAACGGTGTCGGTGGTTACGGGTGTGGACAAAGGCGTGCGCATCCTGAGTGAATGGAACATTAGGATAGCCCTGCTGGTGCTGGTGGCGGTGCTGGTGCTGGGGCCGACCGTTTTTATACTTGGCTCCTACGTGCAGAACACCGGATCCTACATCGGCAACTTTCTGCAGCTGTCTTTCTGGAACGAGGCCTACTCCGACCGCAACTGGCAGGGGGGCTGGACGGTCTTCTACTGGGCCTGGTGGATCTCATGGGCGCCGTTTGTGGGAATCTTTATCGCGCGTGTTTCCAAAGGGCGCACTATCCGGGAGTTTGTACTTGGTGTACTGATCGTGCCTTCGCTGCTCTCGTTCCTCTGGATGACGGTTTTCGGCAGCACGGCCTTGCGCGAGGTATTGGCCGGCGAGACCGCCGTGGCCGAGGCTGTTTCGACAGACATTTCCACAGCGCTGTTCGTCTTCTTTGAGCAACTCCCCTTTTCTACCGTCCTTTCGGTTATCGGCATTATACTAGTGACAGGCTTCTTTGTGACCTCATCAGACTCAGGCTCGCTGGTGGTGGACAGCCTGACCTCGGGCGGCAGGCCCGACTCACCGGTGGGTATCCGGATTTTCTGGGCACTGGCAGAGGGAGCCGTGGCGGCAGTGCTGTTGCTAGGCGGCGGCTTACAGGCCCTGCAGACAGCCGTTATTATTACCGGGCTGCCGTTTGCCTTAATTCTGCTCTCTATGTGCTACAGCCTGTACAGAGGCCTGAGCGAGGAGTGGGAAGAGGAGCACAAGCTCGGGAAGGCCCAGCAACGGAAAGACTACCAGCAGCTGGTGGCCGAGGTATTGGCCAAGCGCCACGTAAAGCCGGATGCCAAAGCCGCCGAAGAAGCAAAAAACAACACAACACACCAACCATAG